From the genome of Frateuria soli:
AGAACGCGATCACGCCGTGCACCAGCACCATCCGGCGCAACTCGCGGCTGCTCACCTGGACGTCCGAGACCTGGAAGGTCATGCCGACGACGACCGCGAAATAGGCGAAGTCCCAGTAGTCCGGTTCACCGCCGCCGGGGAAGTCCAGTCCTTTGTGCTGCTCGCCGTATTCGCCGTAATAGCCGTGCGCGTAATGCAGCGCGAACAGCGTGTTGAGGAAGCCCCAGCTGAGCATGATGCTCGCGGTCGCCACCACGATCGCAAGCAGGCCGCCGGTCTTGCCCGCCTCCAGTTCGGTGCCCAGCGCCACCAGCACCACGGTCGAGATCGCCACCCCGCTCCACAGGATGCCCCAGCGCCCCGTGTCTTCGCGGCGCGCCTTCTCGCGCATGCTGGTCGGCGTCGCCTGGTGGAACTCACGCAACTGCAGGCCCATGAACGACAGCGCCCCCGCGTCGAAGCCGAGCAGGAACGCCGGCGCCGGATGCATGCCCAGCCCCCATGCGGCGAGGGCCACCACCAGCAACATGACACCGCCGGCGACCAGCGAGGGCCGCGCGCGCAATGCGTGGTAGACCCCGTGACCGCGAGGCCGGGTGCCTTGGGGATGGGAACCGCTCATCGGGCCTCCTGCGACTGCCGCGCCGGCGCCAGTGTGGCCGACACCACTCAGCGGGCACAACGGCGCACGCGCCCGTTCAGGCGCTCAGATCGGCGAACTCGGGATGCCGGCGCAGCCAGGAGGCGGCATAGGCGCAGGCGGGCACGACCGTCCAGCCGGCCGAACGCGCGGCTTCCATCGCCGCCCGGGTCAGCGCCGAGGCGATACCGCGGCCTTCCACCGCGCCAGGCACGCCCGTGTGCGTGATCGTCATGACCCGGTCGTCCAGCCGATAATCCAGTTCGCAATGCTGGCCGTCCACCACGGTTTCGAAACGCCGGGCCGCAGGGTCGTGCCGGATGTCGAAGCTCATGCCGATGCTCGGGAATGGAAAGCCGTGAGCTTACGGCCTGGCGCGGAAAAACGCCTGTGAAGCTGACGCCGGCGTGCGTTCGCGCTTCCTGCATGGCGGCGCGCCCACACTGGCCCGTCCATCCGAGCCAAGGGATATCCGCCATGAAGAAATCCGCCTCCGCCACCTGGTCCGGCGGCCTGCAGGACGGCCAGGGCACCATCTCCACCCAGACCGGCGTGCTGCGCGAGGCGCCGTTCGGCTTCAAGTCTCGCTTCGAGGACGGTCCGGGCACCAACCCGGAGGAGCTGGTCGGCGCGGCGCTGGCCGGCTGTTTCTCGATGGCGCTGTCGCTGGGCCTGGGCAACGCCGGGCTGACGCCGGAGTCGATCGAGACCCGCGCACAGGTGACGCTGGACAAGCAGGGCGAGGGCTTCGCGATCACCGCCATCGCCTTGAACTGCCGCGCCCGCGTGCCCGGTGCCGATGCCGACACGTTCCAGCGCATCGCCCAGGAGACCAAACAGGGATGCCCGGTATCCAAGGTGCTGCGCGCCGACATCTCGCTGGACGCGGCGCTGGAAAGCTGACCGCAGGTCGGGGTTCGGCCCGCGGCCGCGCGGGAAGCCGGACTGAAGCCCGCCCTGCGCCCACCCGGCATCAGGCCAGCAGGCGCCTCCCCGCCAGCGCCGGATCGGCGGCCATCACCCGGTTGCGCCCGGCATGCTTGGCGGCGTACAACGCCGCATCCGCGCGCTGCAGCAGGTTCATGACATCCTCCTGCGCGCCGGGCTCGGCCGCTGCCGCACCGATCGACACGGTCAGTTGCAGCAGATGCCCTTCCACCAGCAGCGGCGTGGATTCGATCGTGCGGCGGATGCGCTCGGCCAGCACCATCGCCTGCTCCAGGCCGGTGTCGGGCGCCAGCACCACGAATTCCTCGCCACCGATGCGGCCGATCGCGTTGCCCGCACGCAGCGTGCCGCGGATGCTGCCCACCAGCGCCAGCAGCACCTTGTCGCCGCCGCCGTGGCCGAAACGGTCGTTGATGCTCTTGAAATGGTCGGCGTCGATCATGAGCACGCCCAGCGGCCGTCCCACCCGATGGGCGTGGGACAGCAACTGGGTGGCCGTCTCGATCAGCGCCAGGCGGTTCTTCACGCCGGTCAGCGAATCGACCCGTGCCAGCTGGTGCAACTCGCTCCGCAAGGTCTCGCTGTAGAGCAGCAGGAAGCCGATGCTGAGGAACATCGGCTGCATGCCCGACAACAGCACGTAGATGTAGTTGACGGTGTCCGGCTGGATGATGTCGGCCGGCGGATTGAAGTCGAACCACAATTGGCCGTTGCGCCACACCAGCAGCAGCGCGGACGCCGAGCACATCACCAGCAACGCCCGGCGCGCCCGCGAGCTGCGCCGCAGGCCGCCCCGCAGCAACGCCTGCATGCGCAGGCCGATGTCGGCCATGATCGCCGCCGAGCCCCACAGCACGCGCAGGCGATAGTCCGTGTCGATGACCCCGAACCAGGCCACGCCCAGCCAGCCGACCACGCCGATCGCGAGCACCGTGCGCCAACGCAGCGACTCGCGCAGCAACATGCGCAGGGCGACCGCCGACATGCCCTGGGCCACCAGGTTGAGCGCGTTGCCGCCCAGCAGGAGCTGCGCCGGGTGCAGCCACGCCTGCGCCGCCAGCATCCCCCAGGCCGCCGATTCCACCGCCAGCGCGCCAGCGCGCATCTTCAGGCTGGTGCGCGCCGACCCGGAGCCGCCCTGGGTGCCGGCCCACAACAGGATGGCCAGCGCCAGCGACTGCACGGCACTGATCAGGGACAACGTTTCAATGTGCATGGGCATGCTGGGCTCTCCCCGCGCCCGGTAGGACATGACAACGGCCGCTTCGACGCGCGTGCCCGCGACGGCGCTCCCTGGCCATGTCCTCGCCCGTGGTATCGGCGCTGGCTGGCTCGACTTTAGCGTTGACAGCGCAGTGAAGTCCGCTACTTTCCAAGCAAAACGCCCAACGGACGCGGCATGGCCACCCTGATCCCCTCCCGCAACAGCTGCCTGGCGCGCATGACCGCGGGCGAGAAGCGCTTCTCCGAGCGGCTGGAACAGAAGCTGGAAGACGACTACCTGCTCTGGTACGACGTGCCGGTGGGCCTGAAGCAGCGCCGCCCGGACTTCGTGGTGTTCCACCCGCGCCGCGGCCTGCTGGTGCTGCAGGTTAAGGACTGGAAGGCCGAGACCATCCAGCACGCCGACAGCACGCAATTCACCCTGGTCACCGAGCGCGGCCTGGTGAAGGAGAACCATCCGCTGCTGCAGGCGCGCGCCTACGCTCTGGAGATCGGCGTGGTGCTGGAGCGCGACCCGGCGCTGCGCTACCCCGCCGGGCACCGCCACGCCGGCAAGAACATCATGCCGTGGGCCTGGGGCGTGGTGCTGTCGAACATCAGCCGCAAGCAGTTCGAGGACGGCGGGCTGGACGCGGTCATCCCGGCGCACCTGGCGATCTGCCGCGACGAGTTCTACGAATCGGTCGAGTCGGAGGATTTCCAGGAGCGGCTGTGGGCGATGTTTCCGCATGCCTTCCCGGTGGCCCTCACGCTGCCGCAGATCGACCGCGTGCGCTGGCACCTGTTCCCCGAGCTGCGCGTGGAGCCCGGCAGCGGCCAGTTCGGCCTGTTCGGCCCGACCGACGCGGCGGTGCGCCCGCTGCAGATTCCCGAGCTGGTCAAGGTGATGGACGCCCAGCAGGAACAGCTGGCGCGGTCGCTCGGCGACGAACACCGGATCATCCACGGTGTCGCCGGTTCCGGAAAGACCATGATCCTGGGCTTCCGCGCCATGCAACTGGCGCGCGCGATGAACCGGCCGATCCTGGTGCTCTGCTACAACAAGACACTGGCCGCGCGGCTGGAGCAATTGATCGGCGAGCGCGGGCTTGCCGAGAAGGTGCAGGTCTACAACTTCCACAAGTGGTGCCACAAGATGCTCACGGCCTACCACGTGGAACTGCCGCCGAAAGGGTCGGACGGCTTCTTCGAGCAGATGGTCGAGCGGGTGATCGCCGGCGTCGACAAGGGCCAGATCCCGCGCTTCCAGTACGGCGCGGTTCTGGTCGACGAAGGCCACGACTTCGAGCCCGACTGGTACCGGTTGATCGTGCAGATGATCGACCCGGCGACCAACTCGTTGCTGGTGCTCTACGACGACGCGCAGAACATCTACGGCAAGGCGGACCGGCGCAATGTCAGCTGGAAGAGCCTGGGCATCCAGGCACAGGGTCGCACCACCATCCTCAAGCTCAACTACCGCAACACGCTGGAGATCCTGGCCGTGGCGCGCGGGTTCGCCAACGAACTGCTGGTCGAGCGCGACGACGACGGGGACGGCGTGCCGCTCATCGCCCCGGAGAGCGCCGGCCGCCGTGGTCCGGTGCCGGAGCTGATCCGGGTCGAGACCGCGGCCGCCCAGCTCACCGTGCTGATCGCGCAGCTGCGCGACGAAAGCGCGCATGGGCGACCCTGGTCGGACATGGCGGTGATCTTCCGCAACCAGTGGGAAGGCGAGAAGCTCGCCGAGGCACTGGAACGCGAAGGCATCCCGGCCAGGCTGGCCGAGGGCCGCGGCAAGGGGGCGCTGTTCGCCGTCGGCGACACGGTCAAGCTTGTCACCATGCACTCGAGCAAGGGGCTGGAGTTCCCGTTCGTGATCGTCCCGGGCCTG
Proteins encoded in this window:
- a CDS encoding DUF1345 domain-containing protein; the encoded protein is MSGSHPQGTRPRGHGVYHALRARPSLVAGGVMLLVVALAAWGLGMHPAPAFLLGFDAGALSFMGLQLREFHQATPTSMREKARREDTGRWGILWSGVAISTVVLVALGTELEAGKTGGLLAIVVATASIMLSWGFLNTLFALHYAHGYYGEYGEQHKGLDFPGGGEPDYWDFAYFAVVVGMTFQVSDVQVSSRELRRMVLVHGVIAFFFNVFIVAVSVNIVAGQGS
- a CDS encoding GNAT family N-acetyltransferase, with the translated sequence MSFDIRHDPAARRFETVVDGQHCELDYRLDDRVMTITHTGVPGAVEGRGIASALTRAAMEAARSAGWTVVPACAYAASWLRRHPEFADLSA
- a CDS encoding OsmC family protein, which translates into the protein MKKSASATWSGGLQDGQGTISTQTGVLREAPFGFKSRFEDGPGTNPEELVGAALAGCFSMALSLGLGNAGLTPESIETRAQVTLDKQGEGFAITAIALNCRARVPGADADTFQRIAQETKQGCPVSKVLRADISLDAALES
- a CDS encoding GGDEF domain-containing protein, which translates into the protein MPMHIETLSLISAVQSLALAILLWAGTQGGSGSARTSLKMRAGALAVESAAWGMLAAQAWLHPAQLLLGGNALNLVAQGMSAVALRMLLRESLRWRTVLAIGVVGWLGVAWFGVIDTDYRLRVLWGSAAIMADIGLRMQALLRGGLRRSSRARRALLVMCSASALLLVWRNGQLWFDFNPPADIIQPDTVNYIYVLLSGMQPMFLSIGFLLLYSETLRSELHQLARVDSLTGVKNRLALIETATQLLSHAHRVGRPLGVLMIDADHFKSINDRFGHGGGDKVLLALVGSIRGTLRAGNAIGRIGGEEFVVLAPDTGLEQAMVLAERIRRTIESTPLLVEGHLLQLTVSIGAAAAEPGAQEDVMNLLQRADAALYAAKHAGRNRVMAADPALAGRRLLA
- a CDS encoding DEAD/DEAH box helicase — encoded protein: MATLIPSRNSCLARMTAGEKRFSERLEQKLEDDYLLWYDVPVGLKQRRPDFVVFHPRRGLLVLQVKDWKAETIQHADSTQFTLVTERGLVKENHPLLQARAYALEIGVVLERDPALRYPAGHRHAGKNIMPWAWGVVLSNISRKQFEDGGLDAVIPAHLAICRDEFYESVESEDFQERLWAMFPHAFPVALTLPQIDRVRWHLFPELRVEPGSGQFGLFGPTDAAVRPLQIPELVKVMDAQQEQLARSLGDEHRIIHGVAGSGKTMILGFRAMQLARAMNRPILVLCYNKTLAARLEQLIGERGLAEKVQVYNFHKWCHKMLTAYHVELPPKGSDGFFEQMVERVIAGVDKGQIPRFQYGAVLVDEGHDFEPDWYRLIVQMIDPATNSLLVLYDDAQNIYGKADRRNVSWKSLGIQAQGRTTILKLNYRNTLEILAVARGFANELLVERDDDGDGVPLIAPESAGRRGPVPELIRVETAAAQLTVLIAQLRDESAHGRPWSDMAVIFRNQWEGEKLAEALEREGIPARLAEGRGKGALFAVGDTVKLVTMHSSKGLEFPFVIVPGLGSLPKEGKDEAEEARLLYVAMTRATERLLLIHHLDSVFSKRIRDAINQVQDQLVALPA